In Mobula birostris isolate sMobBir1 chromosome 15, sMobBir1.hap1, whole genome shotgun sequence, the following proteins share a genomic window:
- the mplkip gene encoding M-phase-specific PLK1-interacting protein: MFRPMRQGFRSPPPVGPSPGPFPGAGPVGGGAGGTFSWGLPGNVGTPPYGVRHRAFTKSPQQQQQQLSPGLSPFHQQQHRYKSPSPGHQQPTPQSFTSRHSPRARGRYSSPSYHPHSPSQTASQQPSPGSAHRRYQGSPRTSTPFGGGGCILERKSPAPVEQYYKPSMLQDPWADLEPVSASDINLQYRTPQSVSSTKRGRYFS; this comes from the coding sequence ATGTTCCGCCCCATGAGGCAGGGCTTCCGGAGCCCGCCGCCTGTAGGCCCAAGTCCGGGCCCGTTCCCCGGCGCGGGACCGGTTGGAGGTGGGGCAGGCGGCACCTTCTCTTGGGGGCTCCCAGGCAACGTGGGCACCCCTCCTTACGGAGTGCGGCACCGGGCTTtcaccaaatctcctcagcagCAACAGCAGCAGCTGAGCCCGGGCCTGTCGCCCTTCCACCAGCAGCAGCACCGGTACAAGAGCCCGTCCCCCGGCCACCAGCAGCCGACGCCGCAGAGCTTCACGTCCCGGCACAGCCCACGGGCCCGCGGTCGCTACTCCTCGCCGTCTTACCACCCTCATTCTCCCAGCCAGACCGCGTCTCAACAGCCCTCGCCCGGCTCGGCGCACCGCCGCTACCAGGGCTCGCCGAGGACATCCACACCTTTCGGAGGAGGCGGCTGCATCCTGGAGAGGAAGTCGCCGGCGCCCGTGGAGCAATATTACAAACCGTCCATGCTGCAGGACCCGTGGGCTGACCTGGAACCGGTCTCCGCCTCTGATATCAACCTGCAGTACAGGACCCCGCAGTCCGTCAGCTCCACTAAAAGAGGCAGGTACTTTAGCTAA